A single genomic interval of Streptococcus suis harbors:
- a CDS encoding ABC transporter permease yields the protein MKLQWKRYIQYREDAVIGIIGYSVNTVISIYVLKVFLDNLSNFPGWSTNELVLLFGFVTMARSGWNLIFINTLFIGDYVREGTFDVLLLRPVNTLLLIIFSKIDFESIGEFCIGLIIFWMALLTEFETLSAWLILKIILLLIGSILCYVAIHLFVNSLTFFIKDVYSINFIVWRLDETTRYPNSIYPGWLSKLLWFIPYAFIGYFPLMSITKSLPLLADLGTISASYIIFLLVYKIVWKFSISRYHSYRQ from the coding sequence ATGAAACTTCAATGGAAGAGGTATATCCAATATAGAGAAGATGCTGTCATTGGAATAATAGGCTATAGCGTGAACACTGTTATCTCAATCTATGTTTTAAAAGTATTTTTAGATAATCTATCAAATTTTCCTGGATGGTCTACAAATGAGTTAGTACTCTTGTTTGGATTTGTAACAATGGCCAGATCTGGCTGGAATTTGATTTTCATCAACACCTTATTTATTGGAGATTATGTCAGAGAAGGAACATTTGATGTCTTATTACTTAGGCCAGTAAACACCCTATTACTCATCATTTTTTCAAAGATAGATTTTGAAAGTATTGGCGAGTTTTGTATTGGTCTGATAATATTTTGGATGGCACTGCTTACAGAATTTGAAACGTTATCTGCTTGGCTTATACTGAAAATCATCCTTTTACTAATAGGTAGTATTTTATGTTACGTAGCAATCCACCTCTTCGTTAACTCATTAACATTTTTTATCAAAGATGTGTATTCCATTAACTTTATTGTTTGGAGACTGGATGAAACAACTCGCTATCCAAATAGTATTTATCCTGGTTGGTTATCAAAATTATTATGGTTCATTCCATATGCATTTATTGGATATTTCCCACTGATGTCAATAACAAAATCGTTACCTCTCTTAGCAGATTTAGGGACTATTTCTGCTAGCTATATCATCTTTTTACTTGTTTATAAGATTGTTTGGAAATTTAGTATTAGTCGTTATCATAGTTATAGGCAGTAA
- a CDS encoding ABC-2 family transporter protein, producing the protein MNVLAYTIAEFRRRKSYRVSTILTILGAFLVVAIQISVWTSVVTENTSFQLVLYAVISRMMFILFPDYRTASIISEMIQKGDAAVYFLRPHSFMGMHFFRQVGSFVYDLIFVVTPLTFALVFYSFVTGISLVPEMVLSFIMSALLGLLISFLFGYLLGLLSIRFNQILGVLEFYDALLMLFGGSVLPISFFPEMLQKLIVLTPFYAMLSVPSSILSALLPAQYVLQQLCLQMFWVLLLALFISMYQKKLFKVMNYYGG; encoded by the coding sequence GTGAATGTATTAGCTTATACAATAGCAGAATTTAGGAGACGAAAATCATATAGGGTGAGTACTATTTTGACAATTCTTGGTGCCTTTTTGGTTGTAGCCATTCAGATTTCGGTTTGGACCAGTGTAGTCACTGAAAACACATCATTTCAACTCGTTCTATATGCAGTAATTTCTAGGATGATGTTCATTCTTTTTCCAGATTATCGTACCGCCTCCATTATTTCAGAGATGATTCAAAAAGGTGATGCGGCAGTCTATTTTTTAAGACCCCATAGTTTTATGGGGATGCATTTTTTTAGACAAGTAGGTTCATTTGTTTATGATTTGATTTTTGTAGTCACTCCCTTGACGTTTGCTCTTGTCTTTTATTCATTCGTTACAGGAATATCTCTTGTTCCTGAAATGGTGCTATCATTTATCATGTCGGCTCTATTAGGTCTATTGATTTCGTTTTTATTTGGCTATCTCTTAGGGCTTTTATCTATCCGTTTTAATCAGATTTTAGGTGTTTTAGAATTTTACGATGCCTTGTTGATGCTTTTTGGTGGATCAGTATTACCTATTAGCTTTTTTCCAGAAATGTTGCAAAAACTTATTGTTTTAACTCCTTTCTATGCTATGTTATCAGTCCCTTCATCTATTTTATCGGCTTTATTACCAGCCCAATATGTTTTACAACAATTGTGCTTACAGATGTTTTGGGTTCTCCTTCTGGCTTTATTTATTTCTATGTATCAGAAGAAGCTATTTAAAGTGATGAACTATTATGGAGGTTAG
- the purH gene encoding bifunctional phosphoribosylaminoimidazolecarboxamide formyltransferase/IMP cyclohydrolase, whose translation MTKRALISVSDKNGIVELAQELTKFGWEIISTGGTKVALDQAGVTTIAIDDVTGFPEMMDGRVKTLHPKIHGGLLARRDLDSHLQAAKDHEIGLIDLVVVNLYPFKETILRPDVTYDLAVENIDIGGPSMLRSAAKNHASVTVVVDPADYPTVLGEIAEQGQTTYPTRQRLAAKVFRHTAAYDALIADYFTKQVGEDKPEKLTLTYDLNQPMRYGENPQQNADFYQNALPTDYSIASAKQLNGKELSFNNIRDADAAIRIIRDFKDRPTVVALKHMNPCGIGQAETIEQAWDYAYEADPVSIFGGIVVLNREVDAATAEKMHPIFLEIIIAPSYSAEALAILTNKKKNLRILELAFDAQDASEVEKEFTGVVGGLLVQDQDVVVESPADWQVVTERQPSEQEWAAMEFAWKSSKYVKSNGIIITNDKMTLGVGPGQTNRVASVRIAIEQAKDRLEGAVLASDAFFPFADNVEEIAAAGIKAIIQPGGSVRDQDSIDMANKYGLTMVFTGVRHFRH comes from the coding sequence ATGACAAAACGCGCACTGATTAGCGTATCAGATAAGAATGGCATCGTAGAACTTGCCCAAGAATTGACCAAGTTTGGTTGGGAAATTATCTCGACCGGTGGTACCAAGGTTGCCTTGGATCAGGCTGGTGTAACTACCATCGCCATTGACGATGTGACCGGTTTTCCTGAGATGATGGACGGTCGCGTCAAGACACTTCACCCAAAAATCCACGGGGGCTTGCTGGCTCGTCGGGATTTGGACAGTCACCTGCAAGCAGCCAAGGACCACGAAATTGGCCTGATTGACTTGGTGGTGGTCAACCTTTATCCCTTTAAAGAGACCATCTTGCGTCCAGATGTGACCTACGACTTGGCGGTGGAGAATATTGACATCGGTGGTCCCTCTATGCTTCGTTCGGCAGCCAAAAACCACGCCAGCGTGACCGTTGTGGTGGATCCGGCAGATTATCCTACGGTTTTAGGGGAAATTGCAGAGCAGGGTCAGACGACCTACCCAACGCGTCAGCGATTGGCTGCCAAGGTATTCCGTCATACCGCAGCTTACGATGCTCTTATTGCAGACTACTTCACCAAGCAAGTCGGCGAAGACAAGCCTGAAAAACTCACCCTTACCTACGACCTCAATCAGCCCATGCGTTACGGAGAAAATCCTCAGCAAAATGCGGATTTCTACCAAAATGCCCTTCCGACAGATTATTCGATTGCGTCTGCCAAACAGTTAAATGGAAAGGAATTGTCCTTCAACAACATTCGTGATGCGGATGCTGCTATCCGTATTATCCGTGATTTCAAGGATCGTCCAACTGTTGTGGCTCTCAAACACATGAACCCTTGCGGTATCGGACAGGCAGAGACTATTGAGCAGGCTTGGGATTATGCTTATGAAGCTGACCCGGTGTCGATTTTCGGGGGCATCGTCGTGCTGAACAGAGAAGTGGATGCTGCGACGGCTGAAAAGATGCACCCGATTTTCTTAGAAATCATCATCGCACCGAGTTACTCGGCAGAAGCGCTAGCTATTTTGACCAATAAAAAGAAAAATCTTCGGATTTTGGAGTTGGCTTTTGATGCACAGGATGCCAGCGAAGTTGAAAAAGAGTTCACAGGCGTTGTCGGCGGGCTCTTGGTGCAGGATCAGGACGTGGTGGTGGAAAGCCCAGCGGACTGGCAGGTGGTGACCGAGCGTCAACCGTCCGAACAAGAGTGGGCGGCCATGGAGTTCGCTTGGAAGTCCTCCAAGTATGTCAAGTCCAACGGCATCATCATCACCAATGACAAGATGACCTTGGGCGTGGGACCGGGGCAAACCAACCGTGTAGCGTCCGTCCGTATCGCTATCGAACAAGCCAAGGATCGTTTAGAGGGAGCCGTTTTGGCGTCGGATGCCTTCTTCCCATTTGCTGATAACGTGGAAGAAATTGCTGCTGCAGGAATCAAGGCCATTATCCAACCAGGAGGCTCTGTTCGTGACCAAGACTCCATTGACATGGCCAACAAATACGGCTTGACCATGGTCTTTACAGGAGTAAGACATTTCAGACATTGA
- the purM gene encoding phosphoribosylformylglycinamidine cyclo-ligase: MTNKNAYAQSGVDVEAGYEVVERIKKHVDRTERLGVMGALGGFGGMFDLTKLDVKEPVLVSGTDGVGTKLMLAIQYDKHDTIGQDCVAMCVNDIIAAGAEPLYFLDYIATGKNEPAKLEQVVAGVAEGCVQAGCGLIGGETAEMPGMYGEDDYDLAGFAVGIAEKSQIIDGSKVQEGDILLGLASSGIHSNGYSLVRRVFADVSGDALLPELNGRALKDVLLEPTSIYVQQVLPLVKAGLVNGIAHITGGGFIENIPRMFADNLAAEIEEDKIPVLPIFTALEKYGKIKHEEMFEIFNMGIGLVLAVSPGKVDSVCQLVDEEVYTIGRIIAKEDKSVVIK, from the coding sequence ATGACAAATAAAAATGCCTACGCCCAATCGGGCGTTGACGTCGAAGCAGGATATGAAGTTGTCGAACGTATCAAGAAGCATGTAGATCGGACAGAACGTTTGGGCGTGATGGGAGCTCTCGGTGGTTTTGGCGGTATGTTTGACCTGACTAAACTGGATGTCAAAGAGCCAGTTTTGGTATCGGGGACAGACGGCGTCGGCACCAAGCTTATGTTGGCGATTCAGTACGACAAGCACGACACCATTGGTCAGGACTGCGTGGCCATGTGTGTCAACGATATCATCGCAGCAGGTGCAGAGCCGCTTTACTTCCTCGACTACATTGCGACTGGAAAAAATGAGCCAGCCAAGCTAGAGCAGGTAGTAGCAGGTGTGGCTGAAGGCTGTGTCCAAGCTGGTTGCGGATTGATTGGCGGTGAAACAGCTGAAATGCCTGGTATGTACGGCGAGGATGACTATGACCTGGCTGGCTTTGCCGTCGGTATTGCGGAGAAGTCTCAGATTATTGACGGCAGTAAGGTCCAGGAAGGCGACATTCTTCTTGGCTTGGCCTCAAGCGGTATCCACTCCAACGGCTATTCCCTAGTCCGTCGTGTTTTTGCAGATGTTTCTGGCGACGCTCTGTTGCCAGAGCTCAATGGCAGAGCTCTAAAGGATGTCCTATTAGAGCCGACCAGTATCTATGTCCAGCAGGTGTTGCCTCTGGTAAAAGCAGGGCTAGTCAACGGGATTGCTCATATCACAGGCGGTGGCTTCATTGAAAATATTCCCCGTATGTTTGCTGACAACCTAGCAGCTGAAATTGAAGAAGACAAGATTCCAGTCCTTCCAATCTTTACAGCCCTTGAAAAATACGGAAAGATCAAACATGAAGAAATGTTTGAAATCTTCAATATGGGAATCGGATTGGTCCTGGCAGTCAGTCCAGGCAAGGTTGACAGTGTCTGTCAACTAGTTGACGAGGAAGTTTACACCATTGGTCGCATCATCGCCAAGGAAGATAAGAGTGTGGTCATCAAATGA
- the purF gene encoding amidophosphoribosyltransferase, whose protein sequence is MTYEVKSLNEECGVFGIWGHPQAAQVTYFGLHSLQHRGQEGAGILANDGGHLRRHRGTGLIAEVFKNPADLEALTGTAAIGHVRYATSGSASINNIQPFLFDFADMQVGLAHNGNLTNAVSLKAELEKNGSIFSSSSDTEILMHLIRRSHNPDFMGKIKEALNTVKGGFAYLIMLEDKLVAALDPNGFRPLSIGKMKNGAWVVASETCAFEVVGADWVRDVEPGEIVVIDDSGIQYDSYTRDTQLAVCSMEYVYFARPDSVIHGVNVHTARKNMGRRLAQEFQHEADIVVGVPNSSLSAAMGFAEESGLPNEMGLIKNQYTQRTFIQPTQELREQGVRMKLSAVSSVVKGKRVVMIDDSIVRGTTSRRIVQLLRDAGAKEVHVAIGSPELKYPCFYGIDIQTRRELISANHTVEEVCEIIGADSLTYLSLEGMIEAIGIETDAPKGGLCVAYFDGEFPTPLYDYEEEYLRSLEEKTSFYIENVK, encoded by the coding sequence ATGACATACGAAGTTAAATCACTCAATGAAGAATGCGGAGTTTTCGGTATTTGGGGACATCCGCAGGCTGCTCAGGTGACCTATTTTGGTCTGCATAGCTTGCAGCACCGTGGACAAGAAGGGGCAGGGATTTTAGCAAACGATGGTGGGCATTTACGTCGCCATCGCGGCACAGGCCTGATTGCAGAAGTCTTCAAAAATCCAGCAGATTTAGAAGCCTTGACAGGAACGGCTGCTATTGGTCATGTCCGCTATGCAACTTCTGGCTCTGCTTCTATCAATAATATCCAGCCCTTCCTTTTTGACTTTGCTGATATGCAGGTGGGTTTGGCACATAATGGGAATTTAACCAACGCGGTCAGTTTGAAGGCTGAACTTGAAAAAAATGGTTCCATTTTCTCTTCTTCTTCTGACACTGAAATTCTCATGCACTTGATTCGCCGCAGTCACAATCCAGACTTTATGGGAAAAATCAAGGAAGCCCTCAATACTGTTAAAGGGGGCTTTGCTTACCTGATTATGTTGGAAGACAAATTGGTTGCGGCCTTGGATCCTAATGGTTTCCGTCCACTTTCAATAGGCAAAATGAAAAATGGTGCCTGGGTAGTTGCCAGCGAAACTTGTGCTTTTGAAGTAGTGGGGGCTGACTGGGTGCGAGATGTGGAGCCTGGTGAAATTGTCGTCATTGATGATTCAGGAATTCAATATGATAGCTATACAAGAGATACGCAACTGGCTGTTTGCTCTATGGAGTATGTCTATTTTGCCCGACCGGACTCGGTTATTCATGGTGTCAATGTCCACACGGCTCGTAAAAATATGGGTCGTCGTTTGGCCCAGGAATTTCAACATGAAGCGGATATCGTGGTTGGTGTGCCAAACTCCTCCCTATCTGCGGCTATGGGATTTGCAGAGGAATCTGGTTTGCCAAATGAAATGGGGCTGATTAAAAACCAATATACCCAGCGGACCTTTATTCAACCAACCCAGGAATTGCGGGAGCAGGGTGTGCGCATGAAGTTGTCAGCCGTTTCAAGTGTTGTCAAAGGTAAGCGCGTGGTCATGATTGACGACTCTATTGTTCGCGGTACAACTAGCCGCCGCATTGTCCAGCTTCTTCGTGATGCAGGGGCAAAAGAAGTCCATGTGGCTATCGGCAGCCCAGAACTCAAGTACCCGTGTTTCTATGGAATTGATATTCAGACCCGTCGGGAGCTGATTTCAGCCAATCATACGGTTGAAGAAGTCTGTGAGATCATCGGGGCAGACAGTCTGACCTACCTTTCTCTTGAGGGGATGATTGAAGCCATCGGCATCGAAACCGATGCGCCAAAAGGCGGGCTCTGTGTAGCCTACTTTGACGGCGAATTTCCAACCCCTCTTTACGACTACGAGGAAGAGTACCTCCGTAGCCTAGAAGAGAAAACGAGTTTCTATATTGAAAATGTCAAGTAA
- a CDS encoding phosphoribosylaminoimidazolecarboxamide formyltransferase produces the protein MIKKVISFILVFVLAALLFNSLIFVNLENPARLILAYGLSLILSGFLMTQIK, from the coding sequence ATGATAAAGAAAGTCATCTCATTTATTTTGGTATTTGTTTTGGCAGCTCTGCTGTTTAATAGCCTTATTTTTGTAAACTTAGAAAATCCAGCCCGTTTGATTCTGGCTTATGGTCTATCCTTGATTTTATCAGGATTCCTCATGACCCAAATCAAGTAG
- the purN gene encoding phosphoribosylglycinamide formyltransferase — MKRIAVFASGNGSNFQVIAEQFEVVFVFSDCRNAYVLERAEKLGVPTFTFELKEFSDKQAYEEALIQLLDQHQIDLVVLAGYMKIVGPTLLAQYEGRIINIHPAYLPEFPGAHGIEDAWQAGVSESGVTVHWVDSGIDTGQIIQQVRVPRLADDTLETFEARIHEAEYQLYPAVLEELGAKRRVL, encoded by the coding sequence ATGAAACGAATAGCAGTGTTTGCATCAGGCAACGGCTCCAATTTCCAAGTCATCGCAGAACAGTTTGAAGTGGTTTTTGTCTTTTCAGACTGCAGAAACGCCTATGTCTTGGAACGAGCTGAAAAACTAGGTGTACCAACCTTTACTTTTGAACTCAAAGAGTTTTCAGATAAGCAGGCCTACGAAGAAGCACTCATCCAACTCTTAGACCAGCACCAGATTGATTTGGTGGTATTGGCAGGCTATATGAAGATTGTGGGACCAACTCTGCTGGCTCAGTACGAAGGTCGTATCATTAATATCCACCCAGCCTACTTGCCGGAATTTCCAGGTGCTCATGGGATTGAAGACGCTTGGCAGGCTGGCGTGTCGGAAAGTGGCGTGACAGTCCATTGGGTGGATAGTGGTATTGACACAGGACAAATTATTCAGCAAGTTCGAGTGCCTAGACTAGCCGATGACACCTTGGAAACCTTTGAAGCAAGAATACATGAAGCCGAGTACCAACTCTATCCAGCGGTTTTGGAGGAGTTGGGGGCGAAAAGAAGAGTGTTATGA